A single window of Haliotis asinina isolate JCU_RB_2024 chromosome 5, JCU_Hal_asi_v2, whole genome shotgun sequence DNA harbors:
- the LOC137283493 gene encoding transmembrane protein 104-like, whose amino-acid sequence MAERGTETGAQYGTVVGLVYIFNLIVGTGALTMPAAFQEAGWLVSLILVVLLAFFSYITVTIVTEVMAVANAVLRLERKSSKNSQEEPADIKEEVPLLQDRRIDVDKLFDISERIEMGKMAKMFFNSVGEKLFYLCIVIYLYGDMSIYVAAVPKSLRDTVCTWRPLNKTNCNESLSDSEPCWSTSSLTRMDAYRIFVAFFILTLGPFVFFNVQKTMILQVITGTARWLAFGIMIVLAVMQLAQHKGQGQPVMANIAGVPNLFGVCVYSFMCHHSLPSLITPIKDKSKLFKVLAADYVLILAFYALLSFTGIYTFKSIKDLYTLNFLPDECGNNAVTSIQFFQYFLALFPVFTLSTNFPIIAITLRNNLQTLFLIPDKDYSKCVRNLFPILAVVPPTIVAMVTNEVEILVGITGSYAGAGIQYVIPALLVYFARKDPVVTEHQNYHRSPFSHVGWIILILAWSVVCVSFVTVNHVITRK is encoded by the exons ATGGCAGAGCGAGGGACAGAAACGGGGGCTCAATATGGGACAGTG GTGGGCCTGGTGTACATATTCAACTTGATAGTGGGAACTGGTGCCCTCACCATGCCTGCAGCCTTCCAGGAGGCTGGATGGCTTGTCAGCCTCATCCTGGTAGTACTACTGGCTTTCTTTAG TTATATTACTGTTACCATAGTGACTGAAGTTATGGCTGTCGCAAATGCAGTCCTTCGACTTGAACGAAAATCCTCTAAG AATTCTCAGGAAGAACCAGCAGACATCAAGGAAGAAGTTCCCCTGTTGCAAGATAGGAGAATAG ATGTGGACAAGTTGTTTGATATATCTGAAAGGATAGAAATG GGCAAAATggcaaaaatgtttttcaacagTG TTGGAGAGAAGCTGTTCTATCTGTGTATAGTCATCTACCTGTATGGAGATATGTCCATCTACGTTGCTGCCGTACCCAAGTCTCTCCGGGACACTGTCTG CACCTGGAGGCCACTGAACAAGACAAACTGCAATGAAAGTTTGTCTGACAGTGAACCATGCTGGAGCACCTCATCACTCACTCGTATGGACGCATACAGGATCTTTGTG GCATTTTTCATCCTGACTTTAGGACCATTTGTATTCTTCAATGTCCAGAAGACAATGATCCTTCAAGTTATCACTGGCACAGCAAGATGGCTAG CGTTCGGAATCATGATAGTTCTTGCTGTGATGCAGTTGGCTCAacataaaggtcaaggtcaaccaGTGATGGCAAACATAGCAGGAGTGCCGAACctgtttggtgtgtgtgtgtactccTTCATGTGCCATCACTCACTGCCATCTCTCATAACACCTATAAAAGACAAGTCCAAATTGTTCAAGGTCTTGGCAGCAGACTATGTTCTTATTCTGGCTTTCTATGCATTGTTATCGTTTACTGGGATCTACACCTTCAAGTCTATAAAGGATCTTTACACGCTCAACTTCCTTCCAGATGAGTGTGGTAACAATGCTGTCACGAGTATCCAGTTTTTCCAATATTTTCTTGCTTTATTTCCAGTGTTTACTCTCAGCACGAACTTTCCTATCATAGCAATTACACTACGCAATAACCTTCAGACGCTGTTTCTTATACCAGACAAGGACTACTCAAAGTGTGTACGGAATCTGTTTCCAATTTTGGCAGTTGTTCCACCAACcattgttgccatggtaaccaaTGAAGTAGAGATCCTTGTTGGTATAACAGGTTCATACGCAGGGGCAGGAATACAGTATGTGATACCAGCACTGTTGGTGTATTTTGCCAGAAAAGATCCAGTTGTGACAGAACATCAAAACTATCACCGATCTCCATTCAGCCATGTTGGCTGGATTATACTCATACTTGCCTGGTCAGTTGTATGTGTCAGCTTTGTCACAGTCAACCATGTTATTACTAGAAAGTGA